One region of Leptidea sinapis chromosome 10, ilLepSina1.1, whole genome shotgun sequence genomic DNA includes:
- the LOC126966618 gene encoding uncharacterized protein LOC126966618 gives MSCCYDEVCGDFEVTPVLVASCETKCDTPVICYPCLPRCPKAQIVYCCDKKPKSPERLRNNSHPGKSRSKTETIECRRSCSPPCCTSCKQPSCEPVKTKYVIPCYRYEDGRIVNQPTVLMRRACEVAVGNRPRRKPFVETSYSADSEKEIRRYASEDDWGNCCYHFEKNTCDPVPTCHPSISCPGNCVPAKCIPEKNCYYYCC, from the exons atgtcctGTTGTTACGACGAAGTATGTGGAGACTTTGAAGTAACTCCTGTCCTTGTGGCGTCATGTGAGACTAAATGCGATACTCCTGTTATTTGTTACCCATGCTTGCCACGTTGTCCAAAGGCACAAATAGTTTACTGCTGCGATAAAAAACCAAAATCGCCAGAAAGACTCAGAAATAATAGCCATCCGGGAAAAAGTAGAAGTAAAACGGAAACAATAGAATGTCGAAGGTCATGCTCGCCACCTTGTTGCACATCCTGTAAACAGCCCAGCTGTGAACCTGTCAAAACGAAATACGTGATCCCGTGCTATAGATATGAAGATGGTAGAATT gTGAATCAACCTACGGTTCTTATGCGGCGCGCCTGCGAGGTCGCTGTAGGTAACCGACCAAGAAGGAAACCATTTGTCGAGACAAGTTACAGCGCAGATTCAGAAAAAGAAATAAGACGCTACGCTTCAGAAGATGACTGG ggtaattgttgttatcattttgagaaaaatacGTGTGATCCTGTTCCTACTTGTCACCCAAGCATCTCTTGTCCTGGCAACTGCGTTCCAGCGAAGTGTATTCCTGAGAAAAATTGTTACTACTATTGCTGTTAA